In one window of Episyrphus balteatus chromosome 3, idEpiBalt1.1, whole genome shotgun sequence DNA:
- the LOC129917146 gene encoding E3 ubiquitin-protein ligase RNF19B-like yields the protein MSRSSRRNTFTRPGFSLRRLLLQGARAARGSPRLGQRSCDVERGLSKSEKKSVEGAFGMNENKSIHGGDNTSQQSSTPPPYNSASNLQGSSSSSSSSTQQNATIISPFKVDNGKHYCPICYITETLANPFYSLDTCKHTVCRVCLERYLKNEINESRTDIACPQCSEAMHPSNIEVLLKDHPEFINKYEDFMVRRFLLADPDSRWCPAPDCSYAVIASGCASCPRIRCKRPGCGVNFCYHCKAEWHPDQTCDAARASRQSPTRAPSGSISQDSQHRDDIKPCPRCQVLIVKMDDGSCNHMVCSVCGSEFCWLCMKEVSDLHYLSPSGCTFWGKKPWSRKKKLLWQLGTLVGAPVGIALVAGIAVPAMIIGIPVWVGKKLHARYKTATKHKRNCSVLIGVAASILVSPVLAGLAVAIGVPILLFYVYGVVPVSLCRAGCGVSTRDGFKFDFDGEEEEIQEIQMRNQSDGASVDAVSRIGATSIGEVSLSVASGSHIGVSSQTTAFGVSHASNRESTTALAGSITGQRLEVQADVSSSETASAVTCVSEKSGNTLNDTASTKALAGSILSYKQQMDSSNVSEDGVSERVRFDNTVCYVIDGKRDCSDVWYTAPLDQDPGADKASVGSSRSFRSSERSYREEIDPNNSASTGKRLALFNSRHAKLNAATHRTLSLDSNTGSNNIPENVSLEQQAEEEDKAASSNPDIPTQHDQASSTTTTINTITKSGSPPKSSSSSTTKNSTRTSILRNLFFAQKDNHNNANNNINNNNNCNTNNSSSNNKSKKDNLDGGESSA from the exons atgaGTCGCAGTAGCAGAAGGAACACATTCACCAGACCAGGATTCTCACTTAGACGCTTGTTATTGCAAGGAGCACGAGCAGCTCGTGGTAGTCCACGACTTGGTCAAAGATCATGCGATGTTGAACGTGGTCTTTCCAAGTCAGAGAAGAAATCTGTTGAAGGTGCATTCGGAATGAACGAGAATAAG AGCATTCATGGAGGAGATAACACATCGCAGCAATCGTCAACACCACCACCGTACAACAGTGCTTCCAATTTACAAGGATCCtcctcgtcatcatcatcatcaacacaaCAAAATGCAACAATCATCTCACCATTTAAAGTCGACAATGGCAAACATTATTGTCCCATTTGTTATATTACAGAAACTTTGGCCAATCCATTTTATAGCTTGGACACTTGTAAGCATACTGTTTGTCGTGTATGCCTCGAgaggtatttaaaaaatgaaatcaaCGAATCAAGGACTGATATAG CTTGCCCTCAATGTTCAGAAGCAATGCATCCAAGTAATATTGAAGTCTTACTCAAAGATCATCCagaattcataaataaatatgaaGATTTTATGGTTAGAAGATTTCTATTAGCAGATCCAGATTCAAGATGGTGTCCAGCACCAGATTGCAG CTACGCAGTTATAGCTTCTGGTTGTGCATCATGCCCTCGTATACGTTGCAAACGTCCTGGTTGTGGTGTTAATTTTTGTTACCATTGCAAAGCCGAATGGCATCCAGATCAGACTTGTGATGCAGCACGAGCTTCACGACAAAGTCCAACTCGTGCACCATCCGGTAGCATTAGTCAGGACTCACAGCATAGAGATGATATTAAGCCATGTCCACGATGTCAAGTTCTTATTGTTAAAATGGATGATGGATCGTGCAATCATATGGTGTGTTCAGTTTGTGGATCAGAGTTTTGTTGGCTGTGTATGAAAGAAGTCAGTGATCTTCATTATTTGag TCCATCAGGTTGTACATTTTGGGGTAAGAAACCTTGGTCAAGAAAGAAGAAACTTTTATGGCAGCTTGGTACGTTAGTTGGCGCTCCAGTTGGAATAGCTCTTGTTGCTGGAATTGCTGTTCCAGCAATGATTATTG GAATACCTGTTTGGGTTGGAAAGAAACTTCATGCGAGGTATAAGACTGCTACAAAACACAAAAGAAATTGCTCAGTACTGATTGGTGTGGCAGCATCG ATCTTAGTTTCACCAGTTTTAGCTGGTCTCGCAGTCGCCATTGGTGTTCCGATTCTTTTGTTTTACGTTTACGGTGTCGTTCCAGTATCCCTTTGCCGTGCCGGTTGTGGTGTCTCCACACGAGATGGCTTCAAATTTGATTTCGATggcgaagaagaagaaatacaAGAAATCCAGATGCGCAATCAAAGTGATGGCGCTAGTGTTGATGCTGTCTCCCGAATCGGTGCTACCAGCATTGGCGAAGTTAGTTTGAGTGTAGCTAGTGGCAGTCATATTGGCGTATCAAGTCAGACAACTGCATTCGGTGTGTCACATGCTTCGAATCGAGAGTCAACAACAGCTTTAGCTGGTAGTATTACCGGACAGAGATTAGAAGTTCAAGCCGATGTTAGTTCATCGGAAACTGCTTCAGCTGTAACATGCGTTAGCGAGAAATCTGGTAATACACTTAATGATACTGCCTCGACCAAGGCTTTGGCCGGCTCGATACTTAGTTATAAACAG CAAATGGACTCTTCAAATGTTAGTGAAGATGGCGTTTCTGAACGAGTACGTTTCGATAATACTGTTTGCTATGTGATTGATGGAAAGAGAGACTGTTCAGATGTTTGGTATACAGCACCTTTAGATCAG GATCCTGGCGCCGACAAAGCCAGCGTCGGCAGCAGTCGTTCATTTCGCAGTTCCGAACGTTCATATCGTGAAGAAATCGATCCAAATAATTCAGCATCAACTGGCAAACGTCTTGCTTTATTTAATTCACGACATGCCAAACTCAATGCAGCTACACATCGAACATTATCTCTAGATTCGAATACTGGATCAAATAATATACCCGAAAATGTAAGTCTCGAACAACAAGCCGAAGAGGAAGATAAGGCTGCTTCATCTAATCCCGATATACCAACACAACACGATCAAGCTTCAAGCACTACAACCACCATTAACACCATCACTAAATCTGGTTCTCCACCAAAATCCTCCTCCTCATCTACAACAAAGAACTCTACACGAACAtcgattttaagaaatttgttctTTGCTCAAAAAGATAATCACAATAATGCcaacaataatataaataataataataattgcaaTACAAATAACAgtagcagcaacaacaaatcaaaaaaagataatttagaTGGTGGCGAAAGTAGTGCATAG
- the LOC129917147 gene encoding uncharacterized oxidoreductase dhs-27-like, with amino-acid sequence MSDIDDESFETENWLVNTEWIQDFLKDHHKYNADFVLKDYTVSAGSSNGLSNLSEVLAVKIQYEFQDEKHQLELFIKLLPHDPFSRFFVTEAQFDLREIKFYTQILPDLLEFQKRHLRADAEPMTLAVPKCYHSTYNTGLNEEESSPEPSESILVLQDMRPMGYQSAHFTSGLTLEQTKYAIISISAVHALSLAMKFKEKVQLNEKYPFLFQIDKASDSYQQLVEHGLPHLSKFLLDIGGKEEVLKALNEVRNKTRSIIEVLLQPDEPMGLITHTDFWSNNLLLKNRPDPSKEDNCVILDWQMVTYSRATNDIALLMISSLTSDVRRKNTESLLDFYYDCLKKNLLKVNVDLEVDLDYSRQKLGLDYKKSQLLALLLCIGSVDIALGKKDAEERLIDALEDFNNDGVLNPYYLANLDNN; translated from the exons ATGTCTGACATTGATGATGAATCTTTTGAGACTGAAAACTGGTTAGTCAATACGGAATGGAtacaagattttttgaaagatcATCATAAATATAAtgcagattttgttttaaag GACTACACTGTATCAGCGGGAAGTTCAAATGGCTTAAGTAATCTAAGTGAAGTATTAGCCGTTAAAATACAATACGAATTTCAAGATGAAAAACATCAATTGGAATTGTTTATTAAACTTTTGCCACATGATCCGTTTAGTCGATTTTTTGTTACCGAAGCACAATTTGATTTGAGGGAAATCAAATTTTATACTCAG ATTCTCCCAGATCTCTTGGAATTTCAAAAACGACATTTACGTGCCGATGCGGAGCCAATGACACTGGCAGTGCCAAAATGCTATCACAGCACATACAATACCGGATTAAATGAAGAAGAATCAAGTCCCGAACCATCAGAGAGCATTTTGGTTTTGCAAGATATGCGACCAATGGGTTATCAATCAGCACATTTTACATCCGGCCTAACTCTGGAGCAAACAAAGTATGCCATAATTTCGATCTCAGCTGTTCATGCATTATCGTTGGCTatgaaatttaaagaaaaagttcAATTGAATGAGAAATATCCA TTCCTCTTCCAAATTGACAAGGCTTCAGATAGCTATCAACAATTGGTTGAACACGGATTACCCCACTTGAGTAAATTCCTTTTGGATATCGGTGGCAAAGAGGAGGTCTTAAAGGCTCTGAATGAAGTTCGTAATAAAACTCGATCTATCATAGAGGTCCTTTTGCAACCAGATGAGCCAATGGGTTTGATAACACACACAGACTTTtggtcaaataatttattattaaaaaatagaccAGATCCAAGCAAAGAAGATAATTGTGTGATTCTAGATTGGCAAATGGTTACATATAGTCG gGCAACAAATGACATAGCTCTTTTAATGATATCTTCGTTAACATCCGATGTAAGACGTAAGAACACCGAGAGTCTACTTGACTTCTACTATGACTGTTTGAAGAAGAATCTTTTAAAAGTTAATGTTGATTTGGAAGTTGATCTTGATTATTCTAGGCAAAAACTTGGACTTGATTACAA aaaatctcaactTCTTGCATTACTTTTATGCATAGGATCAGTCGATATTGCATTGGGAAAGAAAGATGCCGAAGAACGATTAATAGATGCATTGGAagattttaataatgatggagtATTGAATCCATATTATTTGGCAAATTTGGATAATAATTGA